Genomic window (Phragmites australis chromosome 5, lpPhrAust1.1, whole genome shotgun sequence):
GCACTTGTGTCTAACGTGGCAAGTCCGGTTAGCACTTCCGAGCCGAGTCAGCAGCCCGATCAACGATGATGTCAACGATTGCGCAATAAACTCgattttcctttagaaaaataattcttgataatttgaatatttcgaaaataggttttctttattagaaaaaaatctagaaaatagaaaatgctCTATATAattgttttaatatgtttttaataggttttcaattctattttatttctaaaaaatagttttaaggaTAGAATAAATGCTGttgttttggaaaatagtttagaaaatatatattaattatgataatatttaaaaatgaattctttgataaaataaatatttttaatttgttttatttctagaaaaatgcaaataaatttcataaaattgttttaattagttttatgctataaaataattctaaaaaaatttaaatgaacattttaggccttttaaaaattaggtttaattccagaaaatagtttttgtcgCTTTTAGTCACTTTGAAATTCGTTTAGCTGTAGTTTTCGCTTCGTTACTCCGATTTGGGCGGTTCTTGCGTCCAGATCTTCCTGAAATTGTGTTCTACTTGTTCTAGTGTTTGTTTTATGTGTTTACTTCGCTTAGTGTCTGTTCTTAGTGGTGCTTGGTTGCTCgcttgtagaggagtttgttTCGGAGGCGTTCGAGAATATTTAGGATCAATACTTAGGGGATTTCGAGCAACCCATCGAGGAAAGCAAGTGTCTTTGAACATATTGCACctacttttaaaaaatatttgttctataaattgcatgcttgtcaaatatGTGTTATcccattgttagggtttactagttttcctcGATCTTCCTTGTAGCCGTAGATTAGTTTTTGTGTTATGGGTAGAATGTGCTGGCTCATGGGTAGCATACTAATTATGCTAATAATGATGAACTTTGGTAAATGTGCTTAGTCTAAGATAGTAGGGTCAGGGTAAGTTGGCATGTTGGTTGGCCTGTGGATGTGTTACATGCAGAATTGTTGTCTTTCGAATGTTTGGTTATTACCCtgttgttgggttgatgacggtcttgcccagaccatgttaaggaccggttcgtcgAGCGATCACCCATGAAAACAGTACAACCATAAGTCTAGTATGGTACGGGCCTAGCTTAGTAATTTATTGTTCTCTCAGCATTGTGAAGATCATTGGGTGGTACGGGGACAGAAGGGTGTACTTTCCGGAACCATAAGGCGCGAGAGGAGGCTTCTGGGGTAAagggtgtactccacttatgtacgacggtgaaacctcagtaggTTAACACGTGCTGAGAGAGACGTTGGAAAGGCTTTGCAATGGAATCCTGACCACATAtctcgaaagtgtgtaagtgtttgattgATACGGGTAAAAAGGAggacacgtcttgtgggtaaattgtacgacctctgcagagtgaaaatTGATAtattagccgtgctcacggtcatgagcggtaTAGACTCCTCACATAATTAGTCAGGTGGTTCTCAGGTTGATTTTGGGTTGGATTTGGTGGATCACaatggtgggaactatgattctAGTTAGCTTTGTTTAGAGGTGGTTGAAACCTCACTTGTAGAGCAAGTTGGTAGAAAACTTGGCTGTTGTCTTAATGAAATCATTCAcatagatatatgttgtttttataactgttttactaataaaatagTTTTATACAAATAAACATTTAAGTTAAGTCTATCTTGATTTTTATTTCATATGTCATaattttctcacacttgctgagtattctaTATACGCACGCTTGCTCTCTCCTCTATAATCTTATTATTGCTTAGAAGGTGAAGACTACGAGGACTTGCTAGAAGATGGATCTGAGTTATAGGCAGACGATTTTTCGGTTAATTAATTATGGAGTTGGACGTCGTGCTAAGTTTATTTTCGTTGCCTTATAATCTTCTTTTAGACCTTGGATTATTgatgtaataaaataacattttaatAATAGATATTGTATCTACTACCTACTTATAAGTAGAcgttactatatatatatataacttgatatatatatatatatatatatatatatatatataacttgaTTCTATTATATACGTAATTTATATTCGATTCGATCTCAAAGCCGATTGTAACATTTAGTTTTAGCACTGAGACCTGCGATCTGGGAATCAAGTACCAGCATCGATCGTCCATGAATTGCAATGGATCAATTCAAGTCTAGTCATGCCACATGGCTTCCTTTCCTTGCCTTGTGGTACTACtactgctggtggtggtggatgtCATGTCAATTCATTCATTCTAGTTCTGGGTTTTAATTTTTAAGGAAGAGGAAGGTAAAGGTTGTACCCTAACTTTAAGGTGAAGCATGAGCCATGCATGAGGTCCTTTCCTTTTGGTAACTGCATTGCACGCCACATCCATGCTGCTAGACATAGGACTATAGTCCAtaggggagagagaagagagaggatgCAACCATTGCTTGCTTTTTCTCTACGGCCTCGAATCCATGGATCCATGGTGAAAAGAGAGAAATGCGTGGGTCATACTtgtttctctctctaaaaattttagagagggaaggagagagagagagagagaaaataaaataaaattcagaGAGTAAGAGTAGGATTAGTTACACTAGAGACTAGAGACTGGAGATGGGACGGACCGTGCAGGTGCAGGAGGGAGAAGAGGCTGCCGTTGGGGTAGTAATCGTACACGAGCAGCCGCTCCTCCTTGGCCTGGAAGTAGGCCCTCAGCGCCACCACGTTGGGATGCCGCACCCTGCCCAGCTCCTCCGCGCGCCGCCCCAACTCCCCTCCCGCCAACGGCTCCCGCATGCGCTTCACCGTCACGATGAACCCCGTCTCCATCACCGCCTTGTACGTGCTTCCCACCTCGCCGCGCCCCAGCGTCTCCGCCGACGCGCGCAGCAGCTCCTCAAGGCTGTACATCTCCGCCACGCCGCCGCAGAACACCAGCTTCCCGATCCCCTCGCGCTCCCACGAGAACTCCCgaccgccgcccgccgccgccgatgtaTCATGTGTCTGCGCAAAAGGAAATTACTGCTGAGTACTACATTAAAGCCGAGAgaattgattgattaattagCCACGGCCCAGGCGAGATTGTTGCTCCGGGCATACCAGGCAGTTGACGAGGTCGTATCGTACCTGTGGCTGTGGCTGTGGCTGTTGCTCCTCCTCCGGCGCTGGCAttgccgcgccgccgcccttgTCCACGTCGCCGGCGACGCGCTTGTTCCTACCGCGCCGCGACGCCatgagcgccgccgccgccaggaTGCCCAGCACCACCGCTCCTGCCACCGTCGCCCCGGCCACGATGGCGGCGTTCTTGCCGCGCCGGCTCTTGGACCGGGGCGGAGGCAGGGGCGCGAATGCCACCATGGGGCTCGGACCCGCGGCCACGGAGAGGCATCGAATGCTGAGTGGCGGCCCACAGAGCCCCGCATTGGGGAGGAAGGACGACGCGTTGAACTTCGCGAGCACGGCCGGGATCTCGCCGGACAGGCGGTTGCCGGAGACGTCGAGCAGCCGGAGCGTGCGCTGCGCCAACGGCGGGATTGCGCCGGTGAGCAGGTTCCCGTCGAGGAGCAGCGAGGTGAGGCGGGGCACGGCGGCGAAGGAGCCCGGGATCTCGCCTGTCAGTCGGTTGCCGGAGAGCACGATGACGGTGGCGCGGTGCAGCAGGACGAGGCTGGCGGGGATGCGGCCCTGGAGGCGGTTGTCGGCGAGGTAGAGCAGCTTGAGGTTGGGGAGCGCGCGGGGGAGGGCGTCCGGGATGGGGCCGGTGAGGGCGTTGGACTTGAGGCTGAGGACGCGCAGCTCGGCGAGCGGCGCGAGGAGTGTGGCGGTGAGGGAGCCGGTGAGGTTGAGGCCCTCGAGGACGAGCTTGGTGACGCGGGCCCCGCGGGCGCACTGGCGCACGCCGGGCCAGGAGGAGCAGAAGGTGGGCGCAGTGTCGGGGCGCCACGGGAGGCGGTCGAGGGAGGACTTGAGGGTGAGCAGAGCTTCAGCGTCGGCGTCACCGGCACCGGCGGCGAGGTGGagtagcaggaggaggaggcatgaTGTCCAACGAGGAGGCATGGTTGGTTGCCTTACCTTAGCTTAGCTGTGTGAGTAGAGGAGCTGAGGTAGGTTTTGAAATGGGATGGCCGGCGCGGCGGGGCAGCAGAGCAGACTCTTGGTGGGGTTGAAGAAAGGCGGGCGCGGCGAGCATGACTGCATGAGAGCAGAGGGAGCTACCGAGCTTTGAATACAGTCGGAGTGACCACCGAAAGTCTGCCTCTTCTTTGCTGCCATATTTACAGTAATTTCCTTCCACATCATCAATCGATCGGCGATTCTTCTTTGCTTTCTCTGACCTCTCGTCCTTTGTCTTGCCAATTTTGACAACGGTCGAGGATGTTTTATTACAAACGTTTCTGTTTCATCAGACTACTGAGCAGGTACTTAATCATTTGTACCATATCATTTTATCGTATATTTGCACAGCATATACATTCACATATgcatataaaaaaagaaaaaaagcttgGCCGGCCCGGCCATTGTCTCCTAGCCCGAGCCGGCCCAAGGCCCCTCTCTCGTACCCTTATCCTCTCTGCTCGAAAGGACCGGCCAGCCCTTTCCATCTCTTCCCCACACTCTCTTATCCACCCGAGCGCTCAtgtgcttcttcctccttcacTTGGCTGTCGTCGCCACCTGCCCAACCGAGTCGTGTTGCatcgctctctctcccctccctgCTCCCTGGGCCCATGCCGCCGAGCTATTCTCTCCTCTACTCGGCTCGTGCCGCCAGCTCCTCCGCTCGGCCCCCGCGCGCTACTGTCCTTCTTCTCCACCCGCCCAAGCCGCGTTGCCCCTGGCCGAGCCCGCGCACCGCACCGAACCGTcaccttcctctctctccctccctatCCCCCTCGAATCGGGCTCGTCCCTATCTCTTCCACCCAAATCAGACCCACTTGATGCTTATCCCTCCGCATGGGAACCCTCGCCGCCGGCTATAAAGGCATGGAAGGGGTGCCGCGCAGAGGGGGAGGAAGGAAGAGGACGggtgaagaagagagagagctagagagagagagagagagaggagagatccagggaggaaggaggaagccggtgaagaagagggagagctaagagagagaaagagagaagagagatccACATAAGGAAAAATTCAAGCTGGAGCACCATGGCCATCGCCGCCCTTGCCGGTGGGTCCCTGTTGTGACCCAtctccccttctccctctttATGCTACAGGGCTCTTGCCGCTGGCGATGCCGCGAGCCTTCGGTCTCGTCGAGGACGTCGTGCACGTGCTGGTTCCCCCCTCCACGACTGCTCCAGGTGTTTCTTTTGTAGTTTTGGTCGGCCTTCGCGCCATTACCACATAAATACAGGTGCTCCAATCGGCCCTTGCGCCGTGGTCGTGCAAGAGGCAGGTGTTGTCCCAGCCGACTTTGAGCTATGGACGTTGGGTTGAGCTCCGGCGTTCGTGCTGTTGAAGTACAGGTGCTCCGGTCGGCCTCGTGCCATGACCATCGAAAATTGTCACTGTCGAGATATTATGGCTCTGTTGGTTTGTGTTTGCTCCAGACGGCCTCGTGCTGTGACCGTTGAGATTGGTTGCTGAGGTGTACAAGTCTTTTCTTCTGGACGGTTTCGTGTTGTCACTATCGAGATGCGTTGGTCAGTCTGACTTGTCGCGCGCTCATTGAAGTCAGAATGTTGCCGGCTTGCCAGCTGTGCATCTGAGTGTGGCAGCGCATGTGCTCTCGAATTGGTTTGAATTGTTGTTCGTTTGGACGACGTGTTTATGTGTTTCACTCCGTTCTGACCGTGTCGCCGTCAATGTGGTTGTTTACGGTGTGAAGTTGACCGGTTTGTGAGCCCCCACCGCCGTGTTGCCTCCACTTCCGCCTGTGTGTATGGCTACCACTGTACCAATATGCCAATGCGTGTCACTAGTGCATGTGTTCCCTACCATGCTGGTGTTCCGAAAGGAGTAGTTGCCAGTGTGTTTGATCTGCTATGTTGGTGTTTTGAAGGAATCATCGTTGATGTGCCATTGTCGTGTTGGCGTGTGATTGTTGATGTTCTATCAAGATGGGCGGGTCAATACGCAGTTGGCCAGGAAACACAGTGCCGTTGTGCCTATGAGAACGGCCGGCTGGGTGTCTGTACGCCACCAATGCATTCTCGCATGTGTGGCCGTCATCTGGATACTGTCATTGGGTGTTTGGTTGCATTATGGTCCGTTTCAGTGTGCCATTGCCATCTAACCAAGTTCCTTGGGCGCCTGACATTGTGTGCACTACTGTGCTTTGGTGCCTGGTCATATAGTCGGTGGCTAGTCGATCAAATTGTTAAGCTATGGGCATCTCCCTGATAATTGTGGTGGCTTAATATACTAAAATGGGATGGTCCTAACTGGCTGATGAGGCTTGATTATATTAGCCCTTCTGCCATTGTTTTCTCTTGCTATTGTCGATGAACATGGGTAATGATGACTTTGAGTTGGTTATGTGGGTGGCTTCCCAAATTATATATGTGTCTCTTCTACTCTGATGTCGAGATTTACACTATGCTACTCCCCCTGTTGTTGGTTTTGACGCATGTGTTTGTGTCGTGGTGCTGTTGGTTCTGATGTGCTCCTTTGGGATGATAGAGCATTGATTCTAATCTTTAGTCATGCCCCCTTCTGTTGCCTAGCGTCATGCTAATGTCTTTGTGGTTGATGCATTAGTGATTACCTTTTGCCTATGTGGTTTGTTGCCTTTGTGGTGTTAGTTTTTGTGACTTGTTGCCTTTTGGATGACCAATGAGGTTAAGTCCAAGGCATGAGGGAGTCAGTGAGCTAGGCACACGCTGGGCTCCTGGTCGTGGCTTCGCTGCCACACTGGTTGTAGCTATACGTCGTGCTCCTAGCCCACCTCATTTACACAATATTCTGAGGTTATTTAGCCGATGATGATCCGAGATCTATAAATAGTCTAAAAAGCTCATACTAGACTGATGTCCCGTCTTCTGTTTTATTATTTCTAATATTATAACTTTGCTTGGTCTGTATTGTTTATGACTACATCCTTGCAGATTCGGAGATGACATCTATATGACGACCGTCAATGCAACTTAATCGAAGGTAGCCCGGGATATAGGTGTAATTAATCGGAGACTTCACGAGACCATGGAAATTAGGATGAAGCAGTCGTCAGAGCAGAATAGCTAGTCAAATAGCGTGTGCGTATGTGTGTGGAGCGAAAATGTTGTAATCAATGAAACTTGTACTTTACGAGTTCAtcaatgaatgaataaagttcaGTGTTTTCGTTACATTGCTCTACTGTTCTTTTATATACGATGTTATATTGGTATGTCCGCAAATGATATATTCAGATTAACGCAAATTCGAACGTGAGTTTCGAATTCGCGAAACACATTTCTTATAatggaaacaaattttatataaccTTCATATGAAAGATTTTTATAAGATTTTGATTTAATCACATATCTTCTAATGCAATAGTCGAGctaaagagaagagaaagaaagaacacATATTATTAGAGAATAAAATCTTTGATATGATCTAGTTTATAAAGTTTGCTTCCTCCTATAATAGCCCTCTCAATACCAGACGGCCTAATTAGCGTAACCAAACatagagagaagaggagaggggagagagagagaggagaggcgcCCCCCCTCCACTCTGACGAACTCGATCGCTGGTGGCAGAGGTGAGAGGGCAGGGGCAGGGAAAGCGAGGAGGAAGGAAGGCATCATCGAATCGCTCGCTGCCTGCCGCGATCTCAAGCTGGCTACCCCACGTTCCTCCCACCATCTCTCCGCCGCTGCGGCCGCTGGGGTCTCTTACCCCCCGCCGCTGCCCCCCACGCCGCCCAGCGCCGCCGCCAAGCAGGTCGTCGACTCCCTCCTCGCCCGCTTCCTCCCGCTCGCCCGCCGCCGCATCGAAACCGCGCAGGCCCAGGTCACCCCCCTCCCAATCCTCTCATCTATCTATTCTCTTCATCCTTGATTTGGCCCCATCGCATTCCCACCGGATGGGGCGCTCGACCAAGTAACTTAATACTCACGCTTCCCTTTCGTTTCGTTTTGCTCTGGGCGCTGCAATTAGAGTGTTCCGCGAGGCTCACCTGGGAATTACATTACCGCCTCCTCTTCTTTCCAACCAGGGTTGGGTTGGATTCGAGATCGCCTTGCCACGACCGTTGCTTCACAACACTGTTATTTTAGCTTTAGCTTTAGGTTTTACTCTAAGCGCGTCCCTAGACGCTGAATTCTCAATTTTCAGCCACTCAATACCAAGGGGCCATGGTCCTCATGCCCCCCTCCCTAACTGTCCCCTGTTCATTTGACCTAAACTCCTCACCTAAGATACCACTGGCAGCCTCACCGAGAACAATATTCTTCTCCATTGTTGTTCGATTAAAGGCCCTAATCTATTTAGATTTAGTTAGCACGCCCTTTATGTTTATTTGGTCATAGACTCATAGTGATAACTCGGCGGTACAATCCTTAATTGATGAATTGCCACCTGCTGGGTTATGTTGAGCTAGTTAGGTTGTTTCCTGCTGGAAAAGCCTAGTAATATTCTGATCTTGATATGTACATCCATTTAGGGGCACGATATCCTAGTCAAATGCCAGATATGCTTGACTCATTCGGGGAGATATTACACCCTTTTCATATGGCAGGAAGGGGATCAAGATTGCAACACGGGTAGAATCTCAAGCTACTCCCTCCATTCTCATAAATAGCATATGTAGTTAGCTTTGTAGCATTGTTTCATCTAGGCATGTTTTTACCAGCCAATCAGCCATACGAGCATGATGCCAAATTATATTTGCTCTGATATCAGTATCAGGTACAACACTGTAAGTTAAACGTAAACCATAATTTTGGAAATAACAGGATGGGCAATACCTCCGGCCATCTGATCCAAGCTATGAGCAAGTATTGGATTCACTCGCCATGGTTGCTAGGCACACACCTTTACCTCTTTTGGAGGCTCTTCTTCGATGGAGAGAAAGGTATGCCGATTGACCTATCTTgaaattttcataatattatatttc
Coding sequences:
- the LOC133920167 gene encoding inactive leucine-rich repeat receptor-like serine/threonine-protein kinase At1g60630, translated to MPPRWTSCLLLLLLHLAAGAGDADAEALLTLKSSLDRLPWRPDTAPTFCSSWPGVRQCARGARVTKLVLEGLNLTGSLTATLLAPLAELRVLSLKSNALTGPIPDALPRALPNLKLLYLADNRLQGRIPASLVLLHRATVIVLSGNRLTGEIPGSFAAVPRLTSLLLDGNLLTGAIPPLAQRTLRLLDVSGNRLSGEIPAVLAKFNASSFLPNAGLCGPPLSIRCLSVAAGPSPMVAFAPLPPPRSKSRRGKNAAIVAGATVAGAVVLGILAAAALMASRRGRNKRVAGDVDKGGGAAMPAPEEEQQPQPQPQTHDTSAAAGGGREFSWEREGIGKLVFCGGVAEMYSLEELLRASAETLGRGEVGSTYKAVMETGFIVTVKRMREPLAGGELGRRAEELGRVRHPNVVALRAYFQAKEERLLVYDYYPNGSLFSLLHLHGSRPSSKGKPLHWTSCMKIAEDVVAGLLHLHQSPSPNGGGIVHGNLKPSNVLLGPDFESCLTDYGLVPTLLPSNADSSSSTSLFYRAPEVRAAHAFTPASDVYSFGVLLLELLTGRTPFQDLVELHGDDIPSWVRAVREEERETDSVPAGAGGAEEKLTALVGIAAACVAADPARRPTTPEVLRMVREARAEAMSSSNSSDRSPARWSDAVLGLPRDQQATERERASRTGTDCTALRQPAGDWDCWNS